From a single Candidatus Hydrogenedens sp. genomic region:
- a CDS encoding FeoA family protein, which translates to MKNFCNTERLSELEEGTKARIVGIRGGPPTYRQRLLDLGLTPGTVVKVNREAPLGDPIELELKGYFLALRRKDAWHILVEPLPNNPE; encoded by the coding sequence CAGAACGACTTAGTGAATTAGAAGAAGGGACAAAAGCCCGCATTGTTGGTATTCGTGGAGGTCCTCCTACATATCGTCAAAGACTATTAGACCTTGGCTTAACCCCGGGTACTGTTGTTAAGGTGAACAGAGAGGCTCCTCTGGGAGACCCTATTGAATTAGAATTAAAAGGTTATTTCCTTGCATTACGGAGAAAAGACGCATGGCATATCCTCGTCGAGCCTCTTCCCAACAACCCCGAGTAA
- a CDS encoding ferrous iron transporter B, which translates to MAYPRRASSQQPRVIIVGNPNCGKSSIFNEITGGLQEVSNYPGVTVEKKIGFFHYEGEDIRVEDLPGLYSLTPYTDEEIIAREEILKSDVGLIIDVVDSLNLERNLYLTIQIMELGKPFIIALNMSDIAQKRGVIIDHEKLSRILNVPVVKTVGNRGEGIEELKSHIYSYIRKQSIWVPKYVTYGHEVDIVVEQLSEFLVNRLPDNEKEKACWYTIKLLEKDYRLLEEVKNKISDSQELERNLENAIKELEQHENEDSAVIIAQRRYGFASGAIRECVSYTGEAKQNITDQIDNIICNRIAGPVILLGVISSLFYVVFKTTQEWKWIPFPNE; encoded by the coding sequence ATGGCATATCCTCGTCGAGCCTCTTCCCAACAACCCCGAGTAATAATCGTTGGTAATCCCAATTGTGGTAAAAGTTCTATCTTTAATGAAATTACAGGGGGTTTACAAGAGGTAAGCAACTACCCGGGAGTAACTGTTGAAAAGAAAATTGGTTTCTTCCATTATGAGGGGGAAGATATTCGCGTGGAAGACTTACCCGGTTTATACTCACTTACTCCATATACAGACGAGGAAATAATTGCTCGAGAAGAAATCCTGAAGTCGGATGTGGGTCTTATTATAGATGTTGTGGACTCTTTAAATTTAGAACGAAATTTGTATCTTACTATTCAAATTATGGAATTGGGTAAGCCTTTTATTATTGCTTTAAATATGAGTGATATTGCTCAAAAGAGGGGGGTAATCATTGACCACGAAAAACTATCTCGTATATTAAATGTACCGGTAGTTAAAACTGTGGGAAACAGAGGGGAAGGTATTGAAGAATTAAAATCTCATATTTACTCTTATATCCGAAAGCAAAGTATATGGGTTCCTAAATATGTAACTTACGGGCATGAAGTTGATATCGTGGTAGAACAACTCTCTGAATTTTTAGTGAATAGATTACCTGATAATGAAAAAGAAAAAGCGTGCTGGTATACCATTAAGTTGTTAGAAAAGGATTACAGATTACTTGAGGAGGTTAAAAATAAAATCTCCGATTCACAGGAACTCGAAAGAAATCTTGAGAATGCTATCAAAGAATTAGAACAACATGAGAATGAAGATTCGGCAGTTATTATCGCCCAGAGGAGATATGGTTTTGCATCAGGTGCTATTCGGGAATGTGTGAGTTATACTGGTGAAGCAAAACAAAATATAACAGACCAGATTGATAATATCATTTGTAATCGTATCGCAGGACCTGTCATCCTTTTAGGTGTAATAAGTTCGTTGTTTTATGTTGTATTTAAAACAACTCAGGAGTGGAAGTGGATACCTTTTCCCAACGAATAG
- the feoB gene encoding ferrous iron transport protein B, which produces MFEKFFENFALLFSFLAKDYPAIYSLLSDGIIGGVGAVLSFIPLIFVLFLLISALEDTGYVARIAFILDRLMRIFGLQGRSILALIISGGIGAGGCAVPGILATRTLQERKDKIITMLVIPFMSCGAKLPVYALLIGAFFQNHRTMVMLTLWALSWLIALISAFILSRFVIRGEPTPFVLELPPYHVPVFKSVLRHAWGRTWMYIRKAGTLILAVNIIMWALIYIPIPHQGTTQNNEQPGIESSIAGILGRAIEPVTKHIGFDWKVNIALIGGMAAKEVIVGTLGTVYRMETSENNVNEQDSLSANLAQHKEWYPLRAFTLMIFVMLYAPCVATLVTIGRETGTIRIPIFSLFFSTTVAFVVSLIVFHIGHLLSLGT; this is translated from the coding sequence TTGTTTGAAAAATTCTTTGAGAACTTTGCTTTATTGTTTTCATTTCTGGCAAAAGACTACCCCGCTATTTATTCCCTTCTATCCGATGGTATTATTGGGGGAGTGGGTGCCGTATTAAGTTTTATTCCTTTAATTTTTGTTCTCTTTTTGCTCATATCTGCATTGGAAGATACAGGATATGTAGCCCGTATCGCTTTTATATTAGACCGTTTGATGCGTATTTTTGGATTACAAGGTAGGTCCATACTGGCTTTAATTATCTCTGGTGGAATAGGTGCGGGTGGCTGTGCTGTCCCGGGAATACTGGCGACACGGACATTACAGGAACGGAAAGACAAAATTATAACCATGTTAGTTATCCCTTTTATGAGTTGCGGAGCCAAATTACCAGTTTATGCCCTGTTAATTGGTGCTTTTTTTCAAAACCACCGAACGATGGTAATGTTAACTTTGTGGGCATTATCATGGCTTATCGCGCTCATTAGTGCATTTATATTAAGCCGATTTGTCATTCGTGGGGAACCAACGCCATTTGTGCTGGAGTTGCCCCCTTATCATGTACCTGTTTTCAAAAGCGTTTTACGCCATGCATGGGGTAGGACTTGGATGTATATACGAAAAGCAGGGACATTAATCCTTGCAGTAAATATTATTATGTGGGCACTGATTTATATTCCTATCCCCCATCAAGGAACAACACAGAATAACGAACAACCAGGTATTGAATCCAGCATTGCCGGAATTTTGGGGAGAGCCATAGAACCTGTCACAAAACATATCGGGTTTGACTGGAAAGTAAATATAGCACTTATTGGAGGAATGGCAGCAAAAGAAGTGATTGTCGGTACATTAGGCACCGTGTATCGCATGGAAACTTCTGAAAACAATGTAAATGAACAGGACTCCCTATCTGCTAATTTAGCCCAACATAAAGAATGGTATCCTCTTCGAGCATTTACTCTTATGATATTTGTGATGCTATATGCTCCTTGCGTTGCCACTTTAGTAACCATAGGACGCGAAACGGGGACTATTCGAATCCCTATATTTTCCTTGTTTTTCTCTACTACGGTAGCATTCGTTGTTTCATTAATTGTTTTTCATATAGGTCATTTATTATCATTGGGAACATAG